Proteins from a genomic interval of Zingiber officinale cultivar Zhangliang chromosome 2A, Zo_v1.1, whole genome shotgun sequence:
- the LOC122042630 gene encoding protein TPX2-like isoform X1: protein MDEEMEEVVPELEVFTRFEVDLHYEFDAPKFFDLSRVETPAEARVVELWFETAGSYPPSPLISKLIFEKDTQVEKISTTSNLEDLEMKILHTDIFVAEVSMVSDIDRGCAYDSYVVQGISEIDHKSALKNPLSKISTLMKPTASQLAKQNQPRELKSMSRFRYQLECKKKKGFIDVNDYTHQAPKRQRLEKGHCYKVTGVKQQVNLFHKVPEKQHFLETRKSRLTDAGNQLPRLKLTIPREPELRTTRRALSLRTQQQKRSDDSKCCTEGIATSIPKFKALPLNRKILEVPSLPLPRKTTPSLPKFKEFSFRTHDRALAHNTSASSMNTDSHNPTVTGGGANSVRTQPQENAEGKYMPIRFKAQTLNPKILMSKGDIGVYRCAKRESTKPKEFNFSTTKRFQQLPLAELFNELSLTAKAQQSNIHHKVHVSNDSTIKDSKENLIQIGQH, encoded by the exons ATGGACGAAGAGATGGAGGAGGTCGTCCCGGAGCTGGAGGTTTTCACCCGCTTCGAGGTTGATCTCCATTACGAGTTCGACGCACCGAAGTTCTTCGATCTCAGCAGGGTGGAGACGCCGGCGGAGGCTCGGGTGGTGGAGCTCTGGTTTGAAACCGCCGGGAGCTACCCTCCCTCTC CTCTTATATCAAAGTTAATTTTTGAGAAAGATACCCAAGTAGAAAAGATTAGTACCACTTCTAATCTTGAAGATCTGGAAATGAAAATCCTTCACACAGATATTTTTGTTGCTGAGGTCTCCATGGTTTCTGACATTGATAGAG GATGTGCATATGACAGTTATGTGGTGCAAGGTATATCAGAGATTGATCATAAATCTGCCCTTAAGAACCCTTTGTCAAAAATATCAACTTTGATGAAGCCTACTGCAAGTCAGTTGGCCAAACAAAATCAGCCTCGTGAATTGAAGTCAATGAGCCG ATTCCGATATCAATTAGAATGTAAAAAGAAAAAAGGCTTCATAGACGTGAATGATTATACTCATCAAGCGCCTAAACGACAGAGATTGGAGAAAGGTCATTGCTACAAG GTAACTGGTGtgaagcaacaagttaacttgttcCACAAGGTCCCAGAAAAG CAGCATTTTCTGGAGACTAGAAAAAGCAGGCTTACTGATGCAGGCAATCAGCTTCCTAGACTGAAGCTTACAATACCAAGGGAACCTGAACTGAGAACTACAAGAAGGGCACTCAGTTTAAGAACTCAACAACAAAA AAGGTCGGATGATTCTAAGTGCTGTACAGAAGGGATAGCAACATCTATTCCTAAATTCAAAGCACTCCCTTTAAACAGAAAA ATTCTTGAAGTTCCATCTCTGCCACTACCTCGAAAGACTACTCCCAGTTTGCCAAAATTTAAA gaATTCAGTTTTAGGACTCATGACAGGGCTCTAGCACATAACACATCTGCATCTTCAATG AATACAGATAGTCATAATCCGACTGTTACAGGAGGTGGTGCTAATTCTGTAAGGACACAACCACAAGA GAATGCTGAAGGTAAATACATGCCAATAAGATTCAAAGCTCAAACCTTAAATCCAAAG ATTCTTATGAGCAAAGGAGATATTGGGGTATACCGATGTGCTAAACGAGAATCAACTAAACCGAAG GAATTCAATTTTTCAACAACTAAAAGGTTCCAACAATTGCCTCTAGCAGAGTTATTCAATGAG TTATCTTTAACTGCCAAAGCTCAACAATCTAATATACACCACAAAGTTCACGTATCAAATGATTCAACTATCAAG GACTCGAAAGAAAACTTGATCCAAATTGGACAGCATTAA
- the LOC122042630 gene encoding protein TPX2-like isoform X2, producing the protein MDEEMEEVVPELEVFTRFEVDLHYEFDAPKFFDLSRVETPAEARVVELWFETAGSYPPSPLISKLIFEKDTQVEKISTTSNLEDLEMKILHTDIFVAEVSMVSDIDRGCAYDSYVVQGISEIDHKSALKNPLSKISTLMKPTASQLAKQNQPRELKSMSRFRYQLECKKKKGFIDVNDYTHQAPKRQRLEKGHCYKVTGVKQQVNLFHKVPEKHFLETRKSRLTDAGNQLPRLKLTIPREPELRTTRRALSLRTQQQKRSDDSKCCTEGIATSIPKFKALPLNRKILEVPSLPLPRKTTPSLPKFKEFSFRTHDRALAHNTSASSMNTDSHNPTVTGGGANSVRTQPQENAEGKYMPIRFKAQTLNPKILMSKGDIGVYRCAKRESTKPKEFNFSTTKRFQQLPLAELFNELSLTAKAQQSNIHHKVHVSNDSTIKDSKENLIQIGQH; encoded by the exons ATGGACGAAGAGATGGAGGAGGTCGTCCCGGAGCTGGAGGTTTTCACCCGCTTCGAGGTTGATCTCCATTACGAGTTCGACGCACCGAAGTTCTTCGATCTCAGCAGGGTGGAGACGCCGGCGGAGGCTCGGGTGGTGGAGCTCTGGTTTGAAACCGCCGGGAGCTACCCTCCCTCTC CTCTTATATCAAAGTTAATTTTTGAGAAAGATACCCAAGTAGAAAAGATTAGTACCACTTCTAATCTTGAAGATCTGGAAATGAAAATCCTTCACACAGATATTTTTGTTGCTGAGGTCTCCATGGTTTCTGACATTGATAGAG GATGTGCATATGACAGTTATGTGGTGCAAGGTATATCAGAGATTGATCATAAATCTGCCCTTAAGAACCCTTTGTCAAAAATATCAACTTTGATGAAGCCTACTGCAAGTCAGTTGGCCAAACAAAATCAGCCTCGTGAATTGAAGTCAATGAGCCG ATTCCGATATCAATTAGAATGTAAAAAGAAAAAAGGCTTCATAGACGTGAATGATTATACTCATCAAGCGCCTAAACGACAGAGATTGGAGAAAGGTCATTGCTACAAG GTAACTGGTGtgaagcaacaagttaacttgttcCACAAGGTCCCAGAAAAG CATTTTCTGGAGACTAGAAAAAGCAGGCTTACTGATGCAGGCAATCAGCTTCCTAGACTGAAGCTTACAATACCAAGGGAACCTGAACTGAGAACTACAAGAAGGGCACTCAGTTTAAGAACTCAACAACAAAA AAGGTCGGATGATTCTAAGTGCTGTACAGAAGGGATAGCAACATCTATTCCTAAATTCAAAGCACTCCCTTTAAACAGAAAA ATTCTTGAAGTTCCATCTCTGCCACTACCTCGAAAGACTACTCCCAGTTTGCCAAAATTTAAA gaATTCAGTTTTAGGACTCATGACAGGGCTCTAGCACATAACACATCTGCATCTTCAATG AATACAGATAGTCATAATCCGACTGTTACAGGAGGTGGTGCTAATTCTGTAAGGACACAACCACAAGA GAATGCTGAAGGTAAATACATGCCAATAAGATTCAAAGCTCAAACCTTAAATCCAAAG ATTCTTATGAGCAAAGGAGATATTGGGGTATACCGATGTGCTAAACGAGAATCAACTAAACCGAAG GAATTCAATTTTTCAACAACTAAAAGGTTCCAACAATTGCCTCTAGCAGAGTTATTCAATGAG TTATCTTTAACTGCCAAAGCTCAACAATCTAATATACACCACAAAGTTCACGTATCAAATGATTCAACTATCAAG GACTCGAAAGAAAACTTGATCCAAATTGGACAGCATTAA
- the LOC122042630 gene encoding protein TPX2-like isoform X3, giving the protein MDEEMEEVVPELEVFTRFEVDLHYEFDAPKFFDLSRVETPAEARVVELWFETAGSYPPSPLISKLIFEKDTQVEKISTTSNLEDLEMKILHTDIFVAEVSMVSDIDRGCAYDSYVVQGISEIDHKSALKNPLSKISTLMKPTASQLAKQNQPRELKSMSRFRYQLECKKKKGFIDVNDYTHQAPKRQRLEKGHCYKVTGVKQQVNLFHKVPEKQHFLETRKSRLTDAGNQLPRLKLTIPREPELRTTRRALSLRTQQQKSDDSKCCTEGIATSIPKFKALPLNRKILEVPSLPLPRKTTPSLPKFKEFSFRTHDRALAHNTSASSMNTDSHNPTVTGGGANSVRTQPQENAEGKYMPIRFKAQTLNPKILMSKGDIGVYRCAKRESTKPKEFNFSTTKRFQQLPLAELFNELSLTAKAQQSNIHHKVHVSNDSTIKDSKENLIQIGQH; this is encoded by the exons ATGGACGAAGAGATGGAGGAGGTCGTCCCGGAGCTGGAGGTTTTCACCCGCTTCGAGGTTGATCTCCATTACGAGTTCGACGCACCGAAGTTCTTCGATCTCAGCAGGGTGGAGACGCCGGCGGAGGCTCGGGTGGTGGAGCTCTGGTTTGAAACCGCCGGGAGCTACCCTCCCTCTC CTCTTATATCAAAGTTAATTTTTGAGAAAGATACCCAAGTAGAAAAGATTAGTACCACTTCTAATCTTGAAGATCTGGAAATGAAAATCCTTCACACAGATATTTTTGTTGCTGAGGTCTCCATGGTTTCTGACATTGATAGAG GATGTGCATATGACAGTTATGTGGTGCAAGGTATATCAGAGATTGATCATAAATCTGCCCTTAAGAACCCTTTGTCAAAAATATCAACTTTGATGAAGCCTACTGCAAGTCAGTTGGCCAAACAAAATCAGCCTCGTGAATTGAAGTCAATGAGCCG ATTCCGATATCAATTAGAATGTAAAAAGAAAAAAGGCTTCATAGACGTGAATGATTATACTCATCAAGCGCCTAAACGACAGAGATTGGAGAAAGGTCATTGCTACAAG GTAACTGGTGtgaagcaacaagttaacttgttcCACAAGGTCCCAGAAAAG CAGCATTTTCTGGAGACTAGAAAAAGCAGGCTTACTGATGCAGGCAATCAGCTTCCTAGACTGAAGCTTACAATACCAAGGGAACCTGAACTGAGAACTACAAGAAGGGCACTCAGTTTAAGAACTCAACAACAAAA GTCGGATGATTCTAAGTGCTGTACAGAAGGGATAGCAACATCTATTCCTAAATTCAAAGCACTCCCTTTAAACAGAAAA ATTCTTGAAGTTCCATCTCTGCCACTACCTCGAAAGACTACTCCCAGTTTGCCAAAATTTAAA gaATTCAGTTTTAGGACTCATGACAGGGCTCTAGCACATAACACATCTGCATCTTCAATG AATACAGATAGTCATAATCCGACTGTTACAGGAGGTGGTGCTAATTCTGTAAGGACACAACCACAAGA GAATGCTGAAGGTAAATACATGCCAATAAGATTCAAAGCTCAAACCTTAAATCCAAAG ATTCTTATGAGCAAAGGAGATATTGGGGTATACCGATGTGCTAAACGAGAATCAACTAAACCGAAG GAATTCAATTTTTCAACAACTAAAAGGTTCCAACAATTGCCTCTAGCAGAGTTATTCAATGAG TTATCTTTAACTGCCAAAGCTCAACAATCTAATATACACCACAAAGTTCACGTATCAAATGATTCAACTATCAAG GACTCGAAAGAAAACTTGATCCAAATTGGACAGCATTAA
- the LOC122042630 gene encoding protein TPX2-like isoform X4: MDEEMEEVVPELEVFTRFEVDLHYEFDAPKFFDLSRVETPAEARVVELWFETAGSYPPSPLISKLIFEKDTQVEKISTTSNLEDLEMKILHTDIFVAEVSMVSDIDRGCAYDSYVVQGISEIDHKSALKNPLSKISTLMKPTASQLAKQNQPRELKSMSRFRYQLECKKKKGFIDVNDYTHQAPKRQRLEKGHCYKVTGVKQQVNLFHKVPEKQHFLETRKSRLTDAGNQLPRLKLTIPREPELRTTRRALSLRTQQQKRSDDSKCCTEGIATSIPKFKALPLNRKILEVPSLPLPRKTTPSLPKFKEFSFRTHDRALAHNTSASSMNTDSHNPTVTGGGANSVRTQPQENAEGKYMPIRFKAQTLNPKILMSKGDIGVYRCAKRESTKPKEFNFSTTKRFQQLPLAELFNELSLTAKAQQSNIHHKVHVSNDSTIKKT; encoded by the exons ATGGACGAAGAGATGGAGGAGGTCGTCCCGGAGCTGGAGGTTTTCACCCGCTTCGAGGTTGATCTCCATTACGAGTTCGACGCACCGAAGTTCTTCGATCTCAGCAGGGTGGAGACGCCGGCGGAGGCTCGGGTGGTGGAGCTCTGGTTTGAAACCGCCGGGAGCTACCCTCCCTCTC CTCTTATATCAAAGTTAATTTTTGAGAAAGATACCCAAGTAGAAAAGATTAGTACCACTTCTAATCTTGAAGATCTGGAAATGAAAATCCTTCACACAGATATTTTTGTTGCTGAGGTCTCCATGGTTTCTGACATTGATAGAG GATGTGCATATGACAGTTATGTGGTGCAAGGTATATCAGAGATTGATCATAAATCTGCCCTTAAGAACCCTTTGTCAAAAATATCAACTTTGATGAAGCCTACTGCAAGTCAGTTGGCCAAACAAAATCAGCCTCGTGAATTGAAGTCAATGAGCCG ATTCCGATATCAATTAGAATGTAAAAAGAAAAAAGGCTTCATAGACGTGAATGATTATACTCATCAAGCGCCTAAACGACAGAGATTGGAGAAAGGTCATTGCTACAAG GTAACTGGTGtgaagcaacaagttaacttgttcCACAAGGTCCCAGAAAAG CAGCATTTTCTGGAGACTAGAAAAAGCAGGCTTACTGATGCAGGCAATCAGCTTCCTAGACTGAAGCTTACAATACCAAGGGAACCTGAACTGAGAACTACAAGAAGGGCACTCAGTTTAAGAACTCAACAACAAAA AAGGTCGGATGATTCTAAGTGCTGTACAGAAGGGATAGCAACATCTATTCCTAAATTCAAAGCACTCCCTTTAAACAGAAAA ATTCTTGAAGTTCCATCTCTGCCACTACCTCGAAAGACTACTCCCAGTTTGCCAAAATTTAAA gaATTCAGTTTTAGGACTCATGACAGGGCTCTAGCACATAACACATCTGCATCTTCAATG AATACAGATAGTCATAATCCGACTGTTACAGGAGGTGGTGCTAATTCTGTAAGGACACAACCACAAGA GAATGCTGAAGGTAAATACATGCCAATAAGATTCAAAGCTCAAACCTTAAATCCAAAG ATTCTTATGAGCAAAGGAGATATTGGGGTATACCGATGTGCTAAACGAGAATCAACTAAACCGAAG GAATTCAATTTTTCAACAACTAAAAGGTTCCAACAATTGCCTCTAGCAGAGTTATTCAATGAG TTATCTTTAACTGCCAAAGCTCAACAATCTAATATACACCACAAAGTTCACGTATCAAATGATTCAACTATCAAG AAAACTTGA
- the LOC122042630 gene encoding protein TPX2-like isoform X5: MDEEMEEVVPELEVFTRFEVDLHYEFDAPKFFDLSRVETPAEARVVELWFETAGSYPPSPLISKLIFEKDTQVEKISTTSNLEDLEMKILHTDIFVAEVSMVSDIDRGCAYDSYVVQGISEIDHKSALKNPLSKISTLMKPTASQLAKQNQPRELKSMSRFRYQLECKKKKGFIDVNDYTHQAPKRQRLEKGHCYKVTGVKQQVNLFHKVPEKQHFLETRKSRLTDAGNQLPRLKLTIPREPELRTTRRALSLRTQQQKRSDDSKCCTEGIATSIPKFKALPLNRKILEVPSLPLPRKTTPSLPKFKEFSFRTHDRALAHNTSASSMNTDSHNPTVTGGGANSVRTQPQENAEGKYMPIRFKAQTLNPKILMSKGDIGVYRCAKRESTKPKEFNFSTTKRFQQLPLAELFNEDSKENLIQIGQH, from the exons ATGGACGAAGAGATGGAGGAGGTCGTCCCGGAGCTGGAGGTTTTCACCCGCTTCGAGGTTGATCTCCATTACGAGTTCGACGCACCGAAGTTCTTCGATCTCAGCAGGGTGGAGACGCCGGCGGAGGCTCGGGTGGTGGAGCTCTGGTTTGAAACCGCCGGGAGCTACCCTCCCTCTC CTCTTATATCAAAGTTAATTTTTGAGAAAGATACCCAAGTAGAAAAGATTAGTACCACTTCTAATCTTGAAGATCTGGAAATGAAAATCCTTCACACAGATATTTTTGTTGCTGAGGTCTCCATGGTTTCTGACATTGATAGAG GATGTGCATATGACAGTTATGTGGTGCAAGGTATATCAGAGATTGATCATAAATCTGCCCTTAAGAACCCTTTGTCAAAAATATCAACTTTGATGAAGCCTACTGCAAGTCAGTTGGCCAAACAAAATCAGCCTCGTGAATTGAAGTCAATGAGCCG ATTCCGATATCAATTAGAATGTAAAAAGAAAAAAGGCTTCATAGACGTGAATGATTATACTCATCAAGCGCCTAAACGACAGAGATTGGAGAAAGGTCATTGCTACAAG GTAACTGGTGtgaagcaacaagttaacttgttcCACAAGGTCCCAGAAAAG CAGCATTTTCTGGAGACTAGAAAAAGCAGGCTTACTGATGCAGGCAATCAGCTTCCTAGACTGAAGCTTACAATACCAAGGGAACCTGAACTGAGAACTACAAGAAGGGCACTCAGTTTAAGAACTCAACAACAAAA AAGGTCGGATGATTCTAAGTGCTGTACAGAAGGGATAGCAACATCTATTCCTAAATTCAAAGCACTCCCTTTAAACAGAAAA ATTCTTGAAGTTCCATCTCTGCCACTACCTCGAAAGACTACTCCCAGTTTGCCAAAATTTAAA gaATTCAGTTTTAGGACTCATGACAGGGCTCTAGCACATAACACATCTGCATCTTCAATG AATACAGATAGTCATAATCCGACTGTTACAGGAGGTGGTGCTAATTCTGTAAGGACACAACCACAAGA GAATGCTGAAGGTAAATACATGCCAATAAGATTCAAAGCTCAAACCTTAAATCCAAAG ATTCTTATGAGCAAAGGAGATATTGGGGTATACCGATGTGCTAAACGAGAATCAACTAAACCGAAG GAATTCAATTTTTCAACAACTAAAAGGTTCCAACAATTGCCTCTAGCAGAGTTATTCAATGAG GACTCGAAAGAAAACTTGATCCAAATTGGACAGCATTAA